The following are encoded together in the Phragmites australis chromosome 19, lpPhrAust1.1, whole genome shotgun sequence genome:
- the LOC133900825 gene encoding LOW QUALITY PROTEIN: uncharacterized protein LOC133900825 (The sequence of the model RefSeq protein was modified relative to this genomic sequence to represent the inferred CDS: substituted 1 base at 1 genomic stop codon) gives METAHEVAIYIDRFHNLDLFQQGWYRMKISAMWEEDEYRAPVSPARVAQYEALDIGAKGTFGFWKIDDVDNSFYTQPFLVKYSRQDIYLSVMVSFYIPNSEDEGPATSSVLLKFELIYIPTLGNGTEVQGSSDTYLAPVHEFRIPHRALLGLHSYCPVHFDAFHSALVDLTIHIVYMKASVTKSSLKTLEQGLGSKSYDIVKALLISREMLLEEVKKISGAVGNTLEDLDDAGLTLGKYETIQPSKSGLPNYSKGHRAPTKCSRQLTGILRDLLENSDDVVGSTNEIMLYTLSKEELFELFQIVSSQLSLIWNAFLKFHRXVLFVQCRTNKVKILDYLHAIWDVDRKAEWSIWIIHSKIEIPHRYLRSVTDNSSPRHLLRISSSRKFHHDPVQNSMSRAELHRKSIARMKINARSVQDMHIYADPSCIPVVRIEQHVMVVPQHGCSKVLTTDASEPLDTIVPPLLRGESVEKIPNGFTKSRHILRAVIFVHGFQGHHLDLRLVRNQWLLLDPGAECLLSQINEDRTSGDFKEMGRRLANEVVSFLKRKLDKYSKNGGCKEMKLSFVGHSIGNIILRSALTEPKFQPFLKNLYTYMSISGPHLGYWYSSNSLFNSGLWLMKRLKGMRCMHQLTFSDEQEPQNTFFYKLCKLKTLENFKNIILVSSSQDGYVPYHSARIDLCASSSSDNSKRGQIFTEMLNNCLDQIRAPTSETRVFLRCDVNFDQSTQGRNLNTMIGRAAHIEFLENDIYTRFIMWSFPEFFR, from the exons ATGGAGACGGCTCACGAGGTGGCCATTTACATCGACCGCTTCCACAACCTGGACCTGTTCCAGCAAGG ATGGTACCGTATGAAGATTAGTGCAATGTGGGAGGAGGATGAGTACAGGGCACCAGTATCGCCGGCCAGGGTCGCACAATATGAAG CTCTTGATATTGGTGCGAAGGGCACATTTGGCTTTTGGAAAATAGATGATGTTGATAATAGCTTCTATACACAGCCATTTCTAGTTAAATATTCTAGACAAGATATTTATCTGTCAGTTATGGTGTCTTTCTACATACCCAACAGTGAAGATGAG GGTCCAGCAACTTCGTCTGTTTTATTGAAATTCGAGCTCATATATATTCCAACATTGGGAAATGG GACTGAAGTTCAAGGTTCAAGTGACACATATTTGGCCCCAGTCCATGAATTTAGGATCCCACATAGAGCACTCCTGGGTTTACACTCATATTGTCCTGTCCATTTTGACGCTTTCCACTCTGCTCTTGTTGATCTGACAATACACATAGTTTACATGAAAGCCAGTGTGACTAAATCATCACTGAAG ACACTGGAGCAAGGTTTAGGCTCAAAATCATATGATATTGTGAAGGCCTTATTGATTTCAAGGGAAATGCTGCTTGAAGAAGTGAAGAAGATCAGTGGTGCCGTTGGTAATACTCTTGAGGATTTAGATGACGCTGGCTTAACTCTTGGTAAATACGAGACAATTCAGCCATCAAAGTCAGGCTTACCTAATTACAGTAAAGGGCACCGTGCACCCACGAAATGCAGTCGCCAGCTGACAGGCATCTTACGTGATCTTCTGGAG AATTCTGATGATGTCGTTGGAAGCACCAATGAAATTATGCTGTACACTCTATCCAAGGAAGAATTGTTTGAATTATTTCAAATTGTGAGCAGCCAACTCTCACTTATATGGAATGCATTCTTGAAATTTCATAGGTGAG TTTTGTTCGTCCAATGCAGGACAAATAAAGTCAAGATATTGGATTACTTGCATGCTATTTGGGATGTTGATCGGAAAGCAGAATGGTCAATATGGATTATTCATTCGAAAATTGAGATTCCACATCGCTACTTGAGAAGTGTGACTGACAACTCATCTCCTCGCCATCTGCTTCGGATTTCCAGTTCACGGAAGTTCCATCATGAT CCTGTACAAAATTCGATGTCACGGGCTGAACTGCACAGGAAAAGTATAGCACGAATGAAG ATCAACGCACGGTCTGTTCAAGATATGCATATTTATGCTGATCCTTCATGTATTCCTGTTGTCCGCATAGAGCAACATGTAATGGTTGTTCCACAACATGGTTGTAGCAAGGTTTTGACAACAGATGCTTCAGAGCCACTGGATACTATTGTGCCACCTCTACTACGAGGAGAATCTGTAGAGAAAATACCTAATGGCTTCACAAAGAGTAGACACATATTACGAGCTGTCATTTTTGTGCATGGATTCcag GGACATCATTTGGATTTACGTCTTGTTAGAAACCAATGGCTTTTGCTTGACCCTGGAGCTGAGTGCCTATTGTCTCAGATAAATGAAGATAGAACATCTGGAGATTTTAAAGAAATGGGTAGAAGGCTTGCAAATGAAGTAGTTTCATTCCTCAAAAGGAAACTGGACAAATATTCCAAAAATGGAGGCTGCAAAGAGATGAAGCTTAGTTTCGTCGGCCATTCTATTGGGAACATTATCCTCAGAAGTGCCCTCACAG AACCCAAATTTCAGCCATTTTTGAAGAACCTTTATACATACATGTCAATATCAGGGCCTCACTTAGGTTACTGGTACAGCTCAAATTCTCTGTTCAATTCTGGCCTCTGGCTTATGAAAAGGCTCAAGGGAATGCGGTGCATGCATCAGCTGACTTTCAGTGATGAACAAGAGCCACAGAATACATTCTTTTACAAGCTCTGCAAG CTCAAGACACTGGAGAATTTCAAAAACATCATTTTGGTATCATCATCGCAG GATGGTTATGTCCCATATCATTCAGCAAGAATCGATCTCTGCGCCTCCTCTTCGTCAGATAACTCGAAAAGGGGGCAGATATTCACTGAAATGCTCAACAACTGCCTGGACCAGATCCGCGCACCCACTTCCGAAACGCGAGTATTCTTGCGCTGCGATGTGAACTTCGACCAGTCCACCCAGGGACGGAACCTGAACACCATGATTGGAAGAGCTGCGCACATAGAGTTCCTGGAGAATGACATCTACACCAGGTTCATCATGTGGTCCTTCCCGGAGTTCTTCCGGTGA